Proteins encoded by one window of Clostridia bacterium:
- a CDS encoding discoidin domain-containing protein, translating into MKYAAITKRICAFALALTLLAGTLPSASFARADVPDFSANNARAIVARGEDAFGRSDYAFSAKWIWSPSDDGAQNRWMAFRKDVTLTASDLEGEITAKIAADTKYWLWINGELAVYEGQLKRGAALLKKDIYPQGSDEQPDLDEMITEVATYCDEVVLTPYLREGKNVIAALVWYYGNEGHSHVGSGKGAFLFESRMGGELVVSDSSWKVSRHMGYQPSSRVNVHAQEFHIVYDARQGFDGFYEPEFDASGWENAAELGEAGDKPWNELWPRPIPEWKVWDRESYPVADTEHVQQISGGYRVLFPTNIHFGAYLKVIAPAGKTIKVSCPNAGRYSVTYVTKGGENGEAVEQEYESPAWINWWYADFAVPSGVEVVELGYRRSGYNAEEVGYFDCNDDFYDALWRKAADTVYVNIRDTFMDCPDSERAPWLGDMVNEAQIAYYTLDERVFDALRKDISVRINWQNEEGVISSTAPASLRYNEWAELPGQSLAGVMSWFQYYLYSGDRLTLEKAYPALLKYISLFRLDKTSFTVPFERRNGTNTQHLSWVDWGNNVDTDLCLNIWAYIGVKTVVDFAIALGDAETAEYYSGVRGVMASKFDRLFWNGSEYRSSTYAGPADDRAQALAVFAGLVSPDKFPALRDILLNNKFASPYMVKYCIEALYIMGYPDAAEQRMKESYYDAVTSPNPTLPERWTDGSANHGWAGGGLVSLSGYAAGVRPLEAGYEKFIVKPQLGGRITKVSAGIPSVKGLIEVEAEKNDGGFTMTVNVPEGSAALLAVPRAEGATAVVSCGVTIWNNGVANTGAEGITYAYDDYSHVYFNVGPGEWSVGSYAAPKPSGDSFTLKINETENGRAEVNGTPVALPYEEVFAAGTRVTVEAIPARAYCFAGFDGTLGSRESALTLTMDADAELNVRFAPTSLPFSENYALGCRTAVSTAYASDAALRQRFVNDGVRDTRPGENEGWSSKNVSGGRSEWVYVNLGAPKAINQLVIYPRAYGDDAGFGIPEDFTVSVSDDGENWRVVREETGFERPTDFFILDFDGVEAQYVKLEGTKFRGNPFNNNRRRMQIAEFEVYWYGEAPVKLGELDGDGKVTVSDALLALRIAAELLAPSDAQASAGDFDGDGRITAADALSALRCAVGLARERLV; encoded by the coding sequence ATGAAATACGCCGCGATAACAAAACGCATATGCGCCTTCGCGCTCGCGCTGACGCTGCTGGCGGGAACGCTCCCGTCCGCTTCCTTCGCGCGCGCGGACGTGCCGGACTTTTCCGCGAACAACGCGCGGGCGATAGTCGCGCGCGGCGAAGACGCTTTCGGCAGGAGCGACTATGCCTTCTCGGCGAAGTGGATATGGTCGCCCTCCGACGACGGCGCGCAGAACCGCTGGATGGCGTTCCGCAAAGACGTAACGCTGACCGCCTCCGACCTTGAGGGCGAAATAACCGCGAAGATCGCCGCCGATACGAAATACTGGCTCTGGATAAACGGCGAGCTCGCCGTCTACGAAGGGCAGCTCAAGCGCGGCGCCGCGCTTTTGAAAAAAGACATCTACCCGCAGGGCAGCGACGAACAGCCCGACCTTGACGAAATGATAACCGAGGTCGCGACCTACTGCGACGAGGTAGTGCTGACGCCGTACCTGCGCGAGGGGAAAAACGTCATCGCCGCGCTCGTGTGGTATTACGGCAACGAGGGACACTCCCACGTCGGCAGCGGCAAGGGCGCGTTTCTGTTCGAGTCGCGGATGGGCGGCGAGCTCGTCGTCTCCGATTCGAGCTGGAAGGTCAGCAGGCATATGGGTTATCAGCCGTCGAGCCGCGTAAACGTCCACGCGCAGGAGTTCCATATCGTCTACGACGCGCGGCAGGGCTTCGACGGTTTTTACGAGCCGGAGTTCGACGCGTCCGGCTGGGAGAACGCCGCGGAACTCGGCGAGGCGGGCGATAAGCCGTGGAACGAGCTGTGGCCGCGCCCGATACCCGAGTGGAAGGTGTGGGACCGCGAAAGCTATCCCGTCGCCGATACCGAGCACGTTCAGCAGATAAGCGGCGGCTACCGCGTGCTTTTCCCGACGAACATACACTTCGGCGCGTATCTTAAAGTGATCGCGCCGGCGGGCAAAACGATAAAGGTCTCCTGCCCGAACGCCGGCAGATACTCCGTCACCTACGTGACGAAGGGCGGCGAAAACGGCGAAGCCGTCGAGCAGGAATACGAGTCGCCCGCGTGGATAAACTGGTGGTACGCGGATTTCGCGGTACCCTCCGGCGTGGAGGTCGTTGAGCTCGGCTACCGCCGCTCCGGCTACAACGCCGAGGAGGTCGGTTACTTCGACTGCAACGACGACTTCTACGACGCGCTCTGGCGCAAGGCGGCGGATACCGTCTACGTCAACATCCGCGACACGTTCATGGACTGCCCCGACTCCGAGCGTGCACCGTGGCTCGGCGATATGGTCAACGAGGCGCAGATCGCGTACTACACGCTCGACGAGCGCGTTTTCGACGCGCTCCGCAAGGATATCTCCGTCCGCATAAACTGGCAGAACGAGGAAGGGGTAATTTCCTCCACCGCGCCGGCGTCGCTCCGCTACAACGAATGGGCGGAGTTGCCGGGACAGTCGCTCGCGGGCGTGATGTCGTGGTTTCAGTACTATCTCTATTCGGGCGACCGCCTCACGCTTGAGAAGGCGTACCCCGCGCTGCTGAAGTATATCTCGCTTTTCAGACTCGACAAGACCTCCTTCACCGTCCCGTTTGAACGCCGCAACGGCACTAATACGCAGCATCTGAGCTGGGTGGACTGGGGTAACAACGTAGATACGGACCTGTGCCTCAATATCTGGGCGTATATCGGCGTGAAGACCGTTGTCGATTTCGCAATCGCCCTCGGCGACGCGGAGACCGCGGAGTATTACTCCGGCGTCCGCGGCGTCATGGCGTCGAAGTTCGACCGTCTCTTCTGGAACGGGAGCGAATACCGCTCCTCGACCTACGCCGGCCCCGCGGACGACAGAGCGCAGGCGCTCGCGGTCTTCGCGGGTCTCGTTTCGCCCGATAAGTTCCCGGCGCTGCGCGATATCCTGCTGAATAACAAGTTCGCAAGTCCGTATATGGTCAAGTACTGCATCGAGGCGCTATATATCATGGGCTATCCGGACGCCGCGGAACAGCGGATGAAGGAGAGCTATTACGACGCCGTTACGTCGCCGAATCCGACTCTGCCGGAGCGGTGGACCGACGGCAGCGCGAACCACGGCTGGGCGGGCGGCGGACTCGTTTCGCTTTCCGGTTACGCCGCGGGCGTGCGTCCGCTCGAGGCGGGCTACGAAAAGTTCATCGTCAAGCCGCAGCTCGGCGGGCGGATAACGAAGGTCAGTGCCGGGATCCCGTCCGTCAAGGGTCTGATCGAGGTGGAGGCCGAGAAGAATGACGGCGGCTTCACTATGACAGTCAACGTGCCGGAGGGCAGCGCCGCGCTGCTCGCCGTTCCGCGCGCCGAAGGCGCGACCGCGGTCGTTTCCTGCGGCGTGACGATATGGAATAACGGTGTTGCGAATACCGGCGCAGAGGGTATAACCTACGCTTATGATGATTACAGTCACGTTTATTTCAACGTCGGTCCGGGCGAATGGAGCGTCGGCTCGTACGCCGCGCCGAAGCCGTCCGGCGACAGCTTCACGCTGAAGATAAACGAAACGGAAAACGGCAGGGCGGAGGTCAACGGAACGCCGGTCGCGCTGCCGTATGAAGAAGTCTTCGCCGCCGGAACGCGGGTGACGGTCGAAGCGATACCTGCGCGCGCTTACTGCTTCGCCGGCTTCGACGGCACGCTCGGCTCGCGCGAAAGCGCTCTTACGCTGACGATGGATGCCGACGCGGAGCTGAACGTTCGCTTCGCGCCGACCTCGCTGCCGTTCAGCGAAAACTACGCGCTTGGCTGCCGCACCGCCGTCTCCACGGCGTACGCAAGCGACGCCGCGCTTCGCCAGCGCTTCGTCAACGACGGCGTCCGCGACACGCGCCCGGGCGAGAACGAGGGCTGGTCGTCGAAAAACGTCAGCGGCGGCAGGAGCGAGTGGGTATACGTCAACCTCGGCGCGCCTAAGGCTATAAACCAGCTCGTGATCTATCCTCGGGCATACGGCGACGACGCGGGCTTCGGCATACCCGAGGACTTCACCGTCAGCGTCAGCGACGACGGCGAAAACTGGCGCGTCGTCCGCGAAGAGACCGGATTTGAACGCCCGACCGACTTCTTTATCCTCGACTTCGACGGCGTCGAGGCGCAGTACGTGAAACTCGAGGGCACGAAGTTCCGCGGCAACCCGTTCAATAATAATAGGAGGCGTATGCAGATCGCGGAGTTTGAGGTCTACTGGTACGGTGAGGCTCCCGTCAAGCTCGGCGAGCTTGACGGAGACGGAAAAGTCACCGTCAGCGACGCGCTGCTTGCGCTTCGCATCGCGGCCGAACTGCTCGCGCCTTCGGATGCGCAGGCGTCCGCGGGCGATTTCGACGGCGACGGAAGGATCACCGCCGCAGACGCGCTTTCCGCGCTCCGCTGCGCCGTCGGACTCGCGCGGGAACGGCTCGTTTAG
- the rpmE gene encoding 50S ribosomal protein L31: MKEGIHPNYQPTTIKCACGEVIETSSTKKDLRVDICSKCHPFYSGKQKLVDTGGRVDKFNKKFGLNNNK, encoded by the coding sequence ATGAAGGAAGGAATCCATCCTAACTATCAGCCGACGACCATCAAGTGCGCCTGCGGAGAAGTCATCGAGACTTCCTCCACCAAGAAGGATCTGCGCGTTGACATCTGCTCAAAGTGCCATCCCTTCTATTCGGGCAAGCAGAAGCTGGTCGACACCGGCGGACGTGTTGATAAGTTCAACAAGAAGTTCGGCCTTAATAACAATAAATAA
- a CDS encoding YigZ family protein has protein sequence MEYITVFEEAEARHTEKRSEFIGRIAHAADEREAAAFVSRIRALERDARHNVFAYIASGGSAVRYSDDGEPQGTGGMPCLEVLKNAGLTDVVVTVTRYFGGILLGAPGLVRAYTKAAAEAVAAAKKVTMTECRRVRSCYEYSYHGRVSLLAEAAGKLDGIDYSDKVALACLVRNEDVEKYVASVTEATNGTAETEVSASAEFVAL, from the coding sequence ATGGAGTATATAACCGTTTTTGAAGAAGCGGAAGCCCGCCACACCGAGAAGCGCTCCGAATTCATAGGCAGAATAGCTCACGCCGCGGACGAAAGGGAAGCCGCAGCGTTCGTTTCGCGTATCCGCGCGCTTGAACGCGACGCGCGCCACAACGTCTTCGCGTATATCGCCTCCGGCGGAAGCGCCGTCCGCTATTCCGACGACGGCGAGCCGCAGGGAACGGGCGGGATGCCCTGTCTCGAGGTGCTGAAAAACGCCGGATTGACCGACGTCGTCGTCACCGTCACACGCTATTTCGGCGGCATACTGCTCGGCGCGCCCGGGCTCGTCCGCGCCTACACGAAGGCGGCTGCGGAAGCGGTAGCGGCGGCGAAGAAGGTCACGATGACCGAGTGCCGCAGAGTTCGCTCCTGCTATGAATACTCCTACCACGGCAGAGTTTCTCTGCTCGCGGAAGCCGCCGGAAAGCTCGACGGCATCGATTACAGCGACAAAGTCGCCCTCGCCTGTCTCGTCAGGAACGAGGACGTTGAGAAATACGTCGCCTCCGTCACGGAAGCGACCAACGGTACAGCGGAAACGGAGGTTTCCGCCTCTGCCGAATTCGTCGCGCTTTAG
- a CDS encoding deoxyguanosinetriphosphate triphosphohydrolase, with amino-acid sequence MDPRIEYENFEYEFLSPRAVKSRDTKGRQKPIDPCPLRTDFQRDRDRIIHCKSFRRLKHKTQVFLAPEGDHFRTRLTHTLEVAQIARTIARALRLNEDLTEAISLGHDLGHTPFGHSGEAALNEVSPTGFKHYEHSLRVVDVLERNHNGLNLTYEVRDGIVRHTCDPLAATLEGQIVRYADHIAYMNHDIDDAETAGILKPGDIPADILEGLGRSHSDRITTMIISLVRASGNSEIITMEPEIKKLYDELHTLLYEKVYYNPLAKGEENKAKAAIIRLYEHFCKNPDKLPDGYKSYIESDGVERVVCDYIAGMTDTYLISVFEDIYIPKSYK; translated from the coding sequence ATGGACCCGAGAATCGAATACGAAAACTTTGAATACGAGTTCCTTTCGCCCCGCGCCGTCAAGAGCCGCGACACGAAGGGGAGACAGAAGCCGATTGATCCCTGCCCGCTGCGCACCGATTTTCAGCGCGACCGCGACAGGATCATCCACTGCAAGTCATTCCGCCGTCTCAAGCACAAGACGCAGGTCTTTCTCGCGCCGGAGGGCGACCATTTCCGCACCCGCCTGACGCACACGCTTGAGGTAGCGCAGATCGCCCGCACCATCGCGCGTGCGCTCCGCCTCAATGAAGACCTTACGGAAGCGATATCCCTCGGCCACGACCTCGGCCACACACCCTTCGGACACTCCGGCGAAGCGGCGCTGAACGAGGTATCGCCGACCGGATTCAAGCATTACGAACATTCGCTGCGCGTCGTGGACGTGCTCGAACGCAATCACAACGGGCTTAATCTGACTTACGAAGTGCGCGACGGCATCGTCCGACACACCTGCGATCCGCTTGCCGCGACGCTCGAAGGTCAGATCGTCCGCTATGCCGACCATATCGCGTATATGAACCACGACATCGACGACGCGGAGACCGCCGGCATCCTCAAGCCCGGCGACATCCCCGCCGATATTCTCGAGGGGCTCGGCAGGTCGCATTCCGACCGCATAACGACTATGATAATCTCGCTCGTCCGCGCAAGCGGGAACAGCGAGATAATCACCATGGAGCCGGAAATAAAGAAACTTTACGACGAGCTCCACACGCTTCTTTACGAAAAGGTCTATTACAATCCGCTCGCGAAGGGCGAGGAAAACAAGGCGAAAGCCGCGATCATCCGCCTCTACGAGCACTTCTGCAAAAACCCGGACAAGCTGCCCGACGGCTACAAAAGCTACATCGAGTCAGACGGCGTTGAGCGCGTCGTATGCGACTACATCGCGGGCATGACGGACACCTATCTTATCAGCGTATTTGAGGATATCTACATTCCGAAGAGCTATAAGTGA
- a CDS encoding DNA primase: protein MRITDDVLRSIKERCPIEETISRYVTLKPNGSRFVGLCPFHSEKTPSFTVFSDTQSFYCFGCGAGGDVITFVMREESLDYPEAVKLLADRAGVRLEQNEEEEKAARLRARVLAMNKDAARFFHETLVSEAGARGMEYLKKRGLKKKTITHFGIGYAPDSWDALTNHLKSKGYKEEEMISAFLASKGKKGGCYDIFRDRVIFPIIDVTGRVVAFGGRRVGDEDPRKYINSSNTPVYRKGQTVFALNFAKGADKLILTEGYLDTVSLHEAGFTGAVATCGTAITADQARLLARYFDEVTIAYDSDGAGRTATSKAIELFKPTGISINVLDYKGAKDPDEFIRRYGADAFGELLYGSGSYVDYRLELLKRDNDVTKPDGKVRYINAAVEVIAAEDSPLKREIYASRVAEQTAVDKRTVLTEIEDRRKREGKRELVREQKQRIRASFGSDDKANPEKRANLRAARAEEEILRCLYANPSAYDVIKTELTDSDFVTEFDRRIFDCIVSVVSDGRKPGLSDFNADFDPVTEMSAITRIMLDADKEPFEKAALKKAISALKEEKGKLTGESIREMSPEELKDYISGLGKGGRRKPEEE, encoded by the coding sequence ATGAGGATAACGGACGACGTCCTGCGGAGCATCAAGGAACGGTGCCCGATAGAGGAGACAATTTCACGCTACGTCACCCTGAAGCCGAACGGCAGCAGGTTCGTCGGTCTGTGCCCGTTCCACAGCGAAAAGACGCCGTCGTTCACCGTTTTCAGCGATACGCAGTCGTTTTACTGCTTCGGCTGCGGTGCGGGCGGCGACGTGATAACCTTCGTTATGCGCGAGGAGAGCCTCGACTACCCCGAGGCGGTCAAGCTGCTCGCCGACCGCGCGGGAGTGCGCCTCGAGCAGAATGAGGAAGAGGAGAAGGCGGCGCGTCTGCGCGCCCGCGTGCTCGCCATGAATAAGGACGCGGCGCGGTTCTTCCATGAGACGCTCGTTTCAGAAGCCGGCGCGCGCGGTATGGAATACCTGAAAAAGCGCGGGCTTAAAAAGAAGACGATAACGCATTTCGGCATCGGCTACGCGCCGGACAGCTGGGACGCGCTGACCAATCACCTGAAATCAAAGGGCTACAAGGAAGAGGAAATGATCTCCGCGTTCCTTGCTTCAAAGGGAAAGAAAGGCGGCTGCTACGACATTTTTCGCGACCGCGTGATTTTTCCGATAATCGACGTGACCGGCAGAGTCGTCGCCTTCGGCGGCAGGCGCGTCGGCGACGAGGATCCGCGCAAGTATATCAACTCGTCCAACACGCCGGTCTACCGCAAAGGACAGACGGTATTTGCGCTCAACTTCGCCAAAGGCGCGGACAAGCTCATCCTCACCGAGGGTTATCTTGACACGGTGTCCCTGCACGAAGCGGGCTTCACCGGCGCCGTAGCGACCTGCGGCACCGCGATAACCGCGGATCAGGCGCGGCTTCTCGCGCGCTACTTCGACGAAGTAACGATCGCCTACGACTCCGACGGAGCGGGCAGGACCGCCACGTCGAAAGCTATCGAGCTTTTCAAGCCGACAGGCATCTCGATCAACGTCCTCGACTACAAGGGCGCGAAGGATCCGGACGAATTCATACGCCGCTACGGCGCGGACGCCTTCGGCGAGCTGCTTTACGGCTCGGGAAGCTACGTCGACTACCGGTTGGAGCTGCTGAAGCGCGACAACGACGTTACGAAACCGGACGGCAAGGTGCGTTATATAAACGCCGCCGTCGAGGTGATCGCGGCGGAGGACAGTCCGCTGAAACGCGAGATATACGCTTCGCGCGTCGCGGAGCAGACCGCAGTAGACAAGCGGACGGTGCTGACCGAGATCGAAGACCGCCGCAAGCGCGAGGGCAAACGTGAGCTCGTCAGGGAGCAGAAGCAGCGCATACGCGCCTCCTTCGGCTCGGACGACAAAGCCAACCCCGAAAAGCGCGCTAATCTGAGGGCCGCGCGGGCGGAAGAAGAAATACTGCGCTGTCTGTATGCGAACCCCTCGGCTTACGATGTTATTAAAACCGAACTGACGGATTCCGATTTCGTCACGGAGTTTGACCGCAGGATATTTGATTGTATTGTCAGCGTCGTTTCAGACGGAAGAAAGCCTGGCCTGTCGGACTTCAACGCGGATTTCGATCCTGTCACGGAGATGAGCGCGATAACGCGCATAATGCTTGACGCCGATAAGGAGCCGTTTGAAAAGGCTGCGCTTAAAAAAGCGATTTCGGCGCTCAAAGAAGAAAAGGGCAAGCTGACCGGAGAAAGCATCAGAGAGATGTCGCCCGAAGAGCTGAAAGACTACATATCCGGGCTCGGCAAGGGCGGCCGGCGCAAGCCGGAAGAAGAATGA
- the rpoD gene encoding RNA polymerase sigma factor RpoD, with product MSEKRNIVKELVEYGKAKGSLTSKEIMDVLDDSDLDVDQIERMYEAFEEAGIEVIEDIQLDDSIDDLDPDKDIDKEILDDYDEEKKEEALAEAATNDDPVKMYLKEIGRVPLLSAEEEVELAIKMQNGDVEARKKLSEANLRLVVSIAKRYVGRGMLFLDLIQEGNLGLIRAVEKFDYTKGYKFSTYATWWIRQAITRAIADQARIIRIPVHMVETINKIVRIERQLVQELGRTPTANEIAEEAGMSVEKIHEIMKIAQEPVSLETPIGKEEDSHLGDFIPDEDAPAPADAASRELLKETISEVLFTLTPREEKVLRLRFGLVDGRPRTLEEVGDEFGVTRERIRQIEAKALRKLRHPMRSKKLKDFLDN from the coding sequence ATGAGCGAAAAAAGAAACATAGTCAAGGAACTCGTTGAATACGGAAAGGCAAAGGGCTCGCTGACGAGCAAAGAGATAATGGACGTCCTCGACGATTCCGATCTCGACGTCGATCAGATCGAACGTATGTACGAGGCCTTCGAGGAGGCGGGGATTGAAGTCATCGAGGATATCCAGCTCGACGACTCCATCGACGACCTCGATCCCGACAAGGACATCGACAAGGAAATCCTCGACGACTACGACGAGGAGAAAAAGGAAGAGGCGCTCGCCGAAGCGGCGACCAACGACGATCCCGTCAAGATGTACCTGAAAGAGATCGGCCGCGTGCCGCTGCTGAGCGCCGAAGAAGAGGTCGAGCTCGCGATCAAGATGCAGAACGGCGACGTCGAAGCCCGCAAAAAGCTTTCCGAGGCGAATCTCCGCCTCGTCGTCAGCATCGCGAAGCGCTACGTCGGCCGCGGAATGCTTTTCCTCGACCTCATTCAGGAGGGCAACCTCGGACTTATCCGCGCCGTCGAGAAGTTCGACTACACCAAGGGCTATAAGTTCTCAACCTACGCGACGTGGTGGATCCGACAGGCGATAACCAGAGCCATCGCAGACCAGGCGAGGATCATCCGCATCCCCGTCCACATGGTCGAAACTATAAACAAGATCGTCCGCATCGAGCGCCAGCTCGTGCAGGAGCTCGGCAGAACGCCGACCGCCAACGAGATCGCCGAGGAAGCGGGCATGTCCGTCGAGAAGATCCACGAGATAATGAAGATCGCGCAGGAGCCGGTCTCCCTCGAAACGCCTATCGGCAAGGAGGAGGACAGCCACCTCGGCGACTTCATCCCGGACGAGGACGCTCCCGCGCCCGCCGACGCCGCCTCCCGCGAGCTGCTCAAGGAGACCATCTCCGAGGTGCTCTTCACGCTGACTCCGAGAGAGGAGAAGGTGCTGCGCCTGCGCTTCGGCCTCGTCGACGGCAGACCGCGCACGCTTGAAGAGGTCGGCGACGAGTTCGGCGTCACCCGCGAGCGCATCAGACAGATCGAAGCCAAGGCGCTCCGTAAGCTCCGCCACCCGATGCGCTCCAAGAAGCTCAAGGACTTCCTCGATAACTGA
- the maf gene encoding septum formation protein Maf, with amino-acid sequence MKIVLASASPRRVELIKLIAPEALCVPADIEEITPDGMPPEECPAYLAALKAKAVAAHFPDAAVIGCDTVVVIDGKALGKPCGEADAAAMLRELSGRTHVVVTGVYVAFAGGGFGFSERTEVEFRALREEEIADYVASGEPMDKAGAYGIQGAGSTLVRRINGDFYNVMGMPVARLKEELFNERIISR; translated from the coding sequence ATGAAAATCGTGCTCGCTTCCGCGTCGCCCAGACGCGTTGAACTGATAAAGCTTATCGCGCCGGAGGCGTTATGCGTCCCCGCCGATATTGAAGAAATAACCCCCGACGGTATGCCGCCGGAGGAATGCCCCGCCTACCTCGCCGCACTGAAGGCGAAGGCGGTTGCGGCGCACTTTCCCGACGCCGCGGTCATCGGCTGCGACACCGTCGTCGTCATCGACGGCAAAGCGCTCGGCAAGCCCTGCGGCGAAGCGGACGCCGCCGCTATGCTCCGCGAGCTTTCCGGCAGGACGCACGTTGTCGTTACCGGCGTTTACGTCGCCTTCGCCGGCGGCGGATTCGGCTTCTCCGAGCGCACCGAGGTCGAGTTCCGCGCACTGCGCGAGGAAGAGATCGCCGACTACGTCGCTTCCGGCGAGCCGATGGACAAGGCGGGCGCGTACGGCATACAGGGCGCGGGTTCAACGCTCGTGCGCCGCATAAACGGAGATTTTTACAACGTGATGGGTATGCCCGTCGCGCGGCTGAAAGAGGAACTTTTTAATGAACGTATTATTTCTCGGTGA
- a CDS encoding TIGR00282 family metallophosphoesterase yields MNVLFLGDVVGRPGREAVAAKLPAFRRFQAIDFCIANGENSADGDGVTEASAEALFSAGVDVVTGGNHSFKRREAYDYIAEAPYLLRPANISPSAPGKGLCVYDMGRSAVAVINLVGASYMDPCDNPFRKADELLASLDPFVKAVVVDFHAETTGEKRALAEYLAGRVSAVIGTHTHVQTADERVLEGGTAFITDAGMCGPTDSVLGVKKELAIEFMLNRMPTRFAVAEGETALCGVVIRIDEATGRAESIERIQITV; encoded by the coding sequence ATGAACGTATTATTTCTCGGTGACGTCGTCGGCAGGCCCGGCAGGGAAGCGGTCGCCGCGAAGCTGCCGGCGTTCAGGCGCTTTCAGGCGATAGACTTCTGCATAGCGAACGGCGAGAACTCCGCCGACGGCGACGGAGTCACAGAGGCGTCCGCGGAGGCGCTTTTCTCCGCCGGAGTCGACGTCGTGACCGGCGGCAACCACTCCTTCAAGCGCCGCGAGGCGTACGATTACATCGCGGAAGCGCCCTACCTGCTGCGTCCGGCAAATATTTCACCATCCGCGCCAGGCAAGGGTCTCTGCGTTTACGATATGGGCAGATCCGCCGTCGCCGTTATCAACCTCGTCGGCGCGTCGTATATGGATCCCTGCGACAATCCGTTCCGCAAGGCGGACGAGCTGCTCGCCTCGCTTGATCCCTTCGTCAAGGCGGTCGTCGTCGATTTCCACGCGGAAACGACAGGCGAGAAGCGTGCGCTCGCGGAATATCTCGCGGGCAGGGTTTCCGCCGTTATCGGCACCCACACCCACGTTCAGACCGCGGACGAGCGCGTCCTTGAAGGCGGCACCGCCTTCATCACAGACGCGGGTATGTGCGGGCCGACGGACTCCGTCCTCGGCGTCAAAAAGGAACTCGCGATAGAGTTTATGCTCAACAGAATGCCGACGCGCTTCGCCGTCGCTGAAGGGGAAACGGCGCTTTGCGGCGTCGTCATCCGCATCGACGAGGCGACCGGCAGGGCCGAAAGCATAGAAAGAATACAGATAACCGTCTGA
- the acpS gene encoding holo-ACP synthase, whose product MIYGIGVDIEEVGRIKAVIKGRESFIERFFSKAEGELFVQKRFNPETICGNFCAKEAFVKALGTGFRGITMKDIEVLRDELGSPYYRISGQLGEKLKDKGLKWNLSLSHTAQTAVAFCVIEKE is encoded by the coding sequence ATGATTTACGGAATAGGAGTCGATATTGAAGAGGTCGGCAGGATAAAGGCCGTCATCAAGGGAAGAGAAAGCTTTATAGAACGCTTTTTCTCGAAAGCTGAAGGCGAATTGTTCGTCCAGAAGCGCTTCAACCCCGAGACGATCTGCGGCAATTTCTGCGCAAAAGAGGCGTTCGTCAAGGCGCTCGGCACCGGCTTCAGAGGTATTACGATGAAGGATATCGAGGTGCTCCGCGACGAGCTCGGCAGCCCGTATTACCGTATAAGCGGTCAGCTCGGCGAAAAGCTGAAGGATAAGGGGCTGAAATGGAATCTTTCCCTCAGCCATACCGCCCAAACGGCCGTCGCTTTCTGTGTTATCGAGAAGGAATAA